A region from the Medicago truncatula cultivar Jemalong A17 chromosome 6, MtrunA17r5.0-ANR, whole genome shotgun sequence genome encodes:
- the LOC25496022 gene encoding uncharacterized protein has translation MSAITTLTFTNTTNITFPTSISTKNPIFHTTHFTKPLHLQNPLSISLRKPISTIVLCKGSVESESEVPFVPEDEWLQKLPEKTKPLYTHSLPCIEAWLKSLGFNQSKDDRALWVVNKSDWCAQLSLDVTDLYVRYLKSGPGNLEKDVERRFSYALSREDIENAVLGGP, from the exons atgtCCGCCATAACAACCTTAACATTCACAAACACCACCAACATCACATTCCCAACCTCAATCTCCACGAAAAATCCAATCTTTCACACAACCCATTTCACAAAACCACTTCATCTTCAAAACCCACTTTCAATTTCCCTCAGAAAACCCATTTCCACCATTGTTTTATGCAAAGGTTCAGTAGAATCAGAATCTGAAGTGCCCTTTGTTCCTGAAGATGAGTGGCTTCAGAAACTACCTGAGAAGACTAAGCCTTTGTATACACATAGCTTGCCTTGTATTGAAGCTTGGTTGAAGAGTTTGGGGTTTAATCAGAGTAAGGATGATAGGGCTTTGTGGGTTGTTAATAAGAGTGATTGGTGTGCTCAGCTTTCTCTTGATGTTACTGACCTCTATGTTAG GTATTTGAAGAGTGGACCTGGGAATCTTGAAAAAGATGTAGAAAGGAGATTCAGCTATGCTTTGAGCAGAGAAGACATTGAGAATGCTGTGCTTGGTGGACCATAG
- the LOC25496024 gene encoding ABC transporter C family member 10 isoform X2 → MENFWSMICGDCGNVDNEGKPFCYDLALLKDPSSCINHVLVISFDVIVLTMLIFIMILKSSSRPFRSLVRYSNLQLVSAITNGFLGLLHLSLGVWILEEKLRKNHEVFPLNWWLLELFHGLTWLSISLSVSLQMKQLTRAWLWMFSALMLFVSFILCVLSVSYAIGSTELSLEAALDVLSFLGATLLLLCTYKACTCEVDPVNGESLYAPLNGQFNEVDPASNVTPFSNAGFFRKTSFWWLNPLMKTGLEKTLLDDDIPKLRVFDRAESCYFSFVEQLNKQKQHEPSSHLSVLWTIILCHKREILITGFFAFLKVLTLSSGPMILNEFILVAEGNESFKYEGYLLAISIFLVKIIESISQRQWYFRSRLVGVKIRSLLTAATYKKMLSLSNSARLNHSGGEIMNYVTVDAYRIGEFPFWFHQTWTTSLQLCIALIILFRTIGLATLASLVVIVLTVLCNAPLANLQHKFQTQLMVAQDERLKASSEALVNMKVLKLYAWETHFKNVVDNLRNVELNFLSPVQLRRTYHIFIFMTSLMLASTASFFACYFLKIPLNASNVFTLVATLRLVQDPIANIPEVIAAIIQAKVAFARIVNFLEAPELQSENFRNRCFKDDLKDTISIKCADFSWEGNSSKPSLRNINLDVRHGQKVAICGEVGSGKSTILATILGEVSKTKGTIDVHGKFGYVSQTAWIQTGTIRENILFGSELDDQRYQETLQRSSLEKDLELFPYGDLTEIGERGVNLSGGQKQRIQLARALYKNADIYLLDDPFSAVDAHTAKNLLNEYIMEGLKGKTVLLVTHQVDFLPAFDNILLMSNGAILQAGSYQQLLSSSQEFHNLVNAHKETAGSNQLVSVTSSERHSTSGKSTLDRVLKEFIPPSGNQLIQEEEREIGNTGLKPYLQYLNRTKGYILFSVASLCFLFSVVCQILQNSWMAAKVDDPLVSTLQLILVYFVIGVFSIIFLFIRCLLVVALGLQSSKDLFSQLMNSLFRAPMSFYDSTPLGRVLTRVSSDLSIMDIDIPFILSFAVGGTIVLYSNLIVLAVVTWKVLIVAIPMVYVAFRLQRYYFASAKELMRLNGTTKSSLANHVAETVAGAVTIRAFEGEDRSFEKNLDLIDNNASAFFHSFASNEWLIQRLETLSAVVLAAATLCMVMLPPGTFPSGIIGMALTYGLSLNGALIFAIQNQCTLANHIISVERLNQYMHIQSEAEEIIEGNRPPLNWPVAGEVEINNLKIRYRHGGPLVLHGITCTFKAGHKIGIVGRTGSGKSTLIGALFRLVEPAGGKIVVDGIDISSIGLHDLRSRFGIIPQDPTLFNGTVRFNLDPLSQHTDQEIWEVLGKCQLREVVQEKEEGLDSSVVEDGSNWSMGQRQLFCLGRALLRRSKILVLDEATASIDNSTDLIVQKTIRAEFADCTVITVAHRIPTVMDCNMVLAISDGKLAEYDEPTSLMKRENSMFRQLVKEYWSHFQSTESH, encoded by the exons ATGGAAAACTTTTGGAGCATGATTTGTGGAGACTGTGGTAATGTTGATAATGAAGGAAAACCTTTCTGTTATGATTTAGCACTTTTGAAAGATCCTTCTTCATGCATCAACCATGTGTTGGTCATTTCATTTGATGTGATAGTCCTTACCATGTTGATATTTATCATGATCCTGAAGTCTTCCTCGAGACCTTTTCGAAGTCTAGTACGATATTCAAACTTGCAGTTAGTTTCTGCCATAACCAATGGCTTTCTAGGTTTGTTGCATTTATCCTTAGGAGTTTGGATTTTAGAGGAGAAGTTAAGGAAAAACCATGAAGTCTTCCCTCTTAATTGGTGGTTGCTAGAACTCTTTCATGGTTTAACATGGTTGTCGATAAGTTTATCTGTCAGCCTTCAGATGAAACAACTTACAAGAGCATGGTTGTGGATGTTTTCTGCTCTCATGctctttgtttcttttatattatgtgttttatcCGTGTCTTATGCGATTGGGAGCACCGAACTGTCCCTCGAGGCAGCTTTAGATGTTCTATCTTTTCTAGGAGCAACTTTGCTGTTGTTATGCACATACAAAGCATGTACATGTGAAGTCGATCCTGTAAATGGTGAAAGCCTTTATGCTCCTTTAAATGGCCAGTTCAATGAAGTTGATCCTGCTAGCAATGTAACCCCTTTTTCCAATGCTGGATTCTTTAGAAAGACTTCGTTTTGGTGGTTGAATCCATTGATGAAAACGGGTCTAGAGAAAACACTTCTAGACGATGATATCCCAAAGTTAAGAGTGTTTGACCGAGCAGAAAgttgttatttttcatttgttgaacagttaaacaaacaaaaacaacatgaaccATCATCACATTTGTCGGTTTTATGGACAATAATTTTGTGCCACAAGAGAGAGATTTTGATAACAGGATTCTTCGCTTTTCTCAAGGTACTCACACTATCTTCTGGTCCTATGATTCTGAATGAATTTATATTGGTTGCTGAAGGTAATGAAAGTTTCAAATATGAAGGTTATTTATTAGCCATATCAATCTTCCTTGTAAAGATCATAGAATCTATATCTCAAAGACAATGGTATTTCCGCAGTAGACTTGTTGGAGTGAAAATTCGATCTTTACTTACTGCAGccacttataaaaaaatgttaagtcTATCAAATTCGGCTAGATTGAATCACTCTGGTGGTGAGATAATGAATTATGTTACTGTCGATGCTTATAGAATTGGAGAATTTCCATTTTGGTTTCACCAGACTTGGACAACAAGCCTCCAATTGTGTATTGCATTGATAATTCTTTTCCGCACAATTGGACTAGCAACACTCGCATCATTGGTGGTGATAGTTCTCACTGTGCTTTGCAACGCTCCACTAGCAAACTTACAACACAAGTTTCAAACCCAACTTATGGTGGCGCAAGATGAGAGATTAAAGGCGAGTTCGGAGGCTCTTGTGAATATGAAAGTGTTGAAGCTATATGCATGGGaaacacattttaaaaatgttgtagATAATTTAAGAAATGTCGAACTCAATTTTTTATCTCCGGTGCAATTAAGAAGAACATACCATATATTTATCTTTATGACATCCCTGATGTTGGCGTCAACAGCATCTTTTTTTGCATGCTACTTCTTGAAGATTCCTCTGAATGCAAGTAATGTTTTCACATTGGTCGCAACTTTGCGCCTTGTTCAAGATCCAATTGCAAACATCCCAGAAGTTATTGCAGCGATCATTCAGGCGAAAGTTGCATTTGCTCGGATTGTTAATTTCCTTGAGGCACCAGAACTGCAGAGTGAAAATTTTAGGAACAGGTGCTTTAAAGATGACCTCAAAGacacaatttcaataaaatgtgccgactttTCATGGGAAGGTAACTCGTCAAAGCCATCACTAAGGAACATAAATTTAGATGTTAGACATGGGCAAAAGGTGGCCATTTGTGGAGAAGTTGGTTCCGGAAAATCAACCATCTTAGCAACAATTCTTGGAGAAGTTTCTAAAACAAAGGGAACT ATTGATGTTCATGGGAAGTTTGGATATGTTTCTCAAACAGCATGGATACAAACAGGCACGATAcgtgaaaatattttgtttggatCTGAGTTGGATGATCAAAGATATCAAGAAACACTTCAGAGGTCTTCACTGGAAAAGGACCTTGAGTTGTTTCCCTATGGAGACCTCACTGAAATAGGCGAGAGAGGAGTTAATTTAAGCGGAGGTCAAAAGCAACGAATTCAACTTGCTCGCGCTCTTTATAAGAATGCTGATATATATCTTTTGGATGATCCATTTAGTGCCGTTGATGCACATACTgcaaaaaatttgttaaat GAATACATCATGGAAGGACTGAAAGGGAAAACTGTCTTACTCGTGACTCATCAAGTCGATTTCCTCCCCGCGTTTGATAATATATTG TTAATGTCTAATGGAGCAATACTACAAGCTGGTTCATATCAACAGCTATTGAGCTCAAGCCAAGAATTCCATAACCTTGTCAATGCTCACAAGGAGACTGCTGGTTCTAACCAACTTGTGAGTGTTACTTCTTCCGAGAGACATTCAACTTCCGGAAAGAGTACGCTGGATCGCGTGTTGAAAGAATTTATACCCCCAAGTGGAAATCAATTAATtcaggaagaagaaagagagataGGAAATACAGGATTGAAGCCTTACTTACAATATCTAAATCGGACGAAAGGCTATATATTATTCTCTGTGGCTTCcctttgtttccttttttctGTGGTTTGTCAGATACTGCAAAACTCATGGATGGCTGCTAAAGTTGACGATCCCCTCGTCAGCACATtgcaattgattttagtttatttcgtTATTGgtgttttttcaataattttcttGTTCATCAGATGTCTACTTGTAGTTGCTTTAGGTCTTCAATCGTCAAAAGATTTATTTTCACAGTTGATGAACTCCCTCTTCCGTGCACCCATGTCATTTTACGACTCTACACCATTAGGAAGAGTCCTTACTAGG GTCTCATCTGATCTTAGTATTATGGATATTGACATTCCATTTATCCTCAGTTTTGCCGTGGGGGGCACTATAGTTCTCTATTCTAATCTTATAGTTTTGGCTGTTGTCACATGGAAAGTCTTGATTGTGGCTATACCAATGGTTTATGTTGCATTTCGCTTGCAG AGATACTACTTTGCCTCAGCAAAAGAACTAATGCGGTTGAATGGCACAACAAAATCCTCTTTAGCGAATCATGTAGCCGAAACTGTTGCTGGAGCTGTAACAATAAGGGCTTTTGAGGGGGAAGATCGTTCTTTTGAGAAGAACCTTGATCTAATTGATAATAATGCAAGTGCTTTTTTTCATAGTTTTGCCTCAAACGAATGGTTGATCCAACGATTAGAAACACTCAGTGCAGTTGTTCTCGCCGCTGCAACACTTTGCATGGTTATGCTTCCTCCCGGAACATTCCCCTCAG GAATTATTGGCATGGCTCTAACTTATGGCCTATCACTAAACGGTGCCTTAATATTTGCAATTCAAAATCAATGCACTCTTGCTAATCACATAATATCAGTAGAGAGGCTAAatcaatatatgcatatacaaAGCGAGGCCGAAGAAATTATAGAAGGAAATCGTCCTCCTTTGAATTGGCCAGTTGCTGGAGAAGTAGAAATAAATAACTTGAAG ATACGATATAGACATGGCGGACCACTTGTACTTCATGGCATCACATGTACATTTAAAGCAGGTCACAAGATTGGTATTGTTGGCAGAACAGGCAGTGGGAAGTCCACTCTTATCGGTGCTTTATTTCGCCTTGTGGAACCAGCAGGTGGAAAAATTGTAGTTGATGGCATAGATATCTCATCTATTGGCCTACATGATTTGAGGTCACGTTTTGGTATTATACCTCAAGATCCTACACTTTTTAACGGGACAGTAAGATTTAACTTGGACCCTTTATCTCAACACACCGATCAAGAGATATGGGAG GTTCTTGGGAAGTGTCAATTGCGAGAAGTCGTCCAAGAGAAAGAAGAGGGTTTAGATTCATCAG TTGTTGAGGATGGATCAAACTGGAGCATGGGACAACGACAGTTATTCTGTTTGGGACGTGCTCTTTTGAGAAGAAGTAAGATTTTGGTATTGGACGAAGCAACTGCGTCAATTGATAATTCTACTGATCTGATTGTGCAGAAAACCATTAGGGCTGAGTTCGCAGATTGTACAGTAATCACTGTCGCACACAGAATACCAACTGTGATGGATTGCAATATGGTTCTTGCTATAAGTGATG GAAAATTGGCGGAGTACGACGAACCAACGAGCTTGATGAAGAGGGAAAACTCGATGTTCAGGCAGCTTGTCAAAGAATACTGGTCTCATTTTCAGTCCACAGAATCGCATTGA
- the LOC25496024 gene encoding ABC transporter C family member 10 isoform X1, which translates to MENFWSMICGDCGNVDNEGKPFCYDLALLKDPSSCINHVLVISFDVIVLTMLIFIMILKSSSRPFRSLVRYSNLQLVSAITNGFLGLLHLSLGVWILEEKLRKNHEVFPLNWWLLELFHGLTWLSISLSVSLQMKQLTRAWLWMFSALMLFVSFILCVLSVSYAIGSTELSLEAALDVLSFLGATLLLLCTYKACTCEVDPVNGESLYAPLNGQFNEVDPASNVTPFSNAGFFRKTSFWWLNPLMKTGLEKTLLDDDIPKLRVFDRAESCYFSFVEQLNKQKQHEPSSHLSVLWTIILCHKREILITGFFAFLKVLTLSSGPMILNEFILVAEGNESFKYEGYLLAISIFLVKIIESISQRQWYFRSRLVGVKIRSLLTAATYKKMLSLSNSARLNHSGGEIMNYVTVDAYRIGEFPFWFHQTWTTSLQLCIALIILFRTIGLATLASLVVIVLTVLCNAPLANLQHKFQTQLMVAQDERLKASSEALVNMKVLKLYAWETHFKNVVDNLRNVELNFLSPVQLRRTYHIFIFMTSLMLASTASFFACYFLKIPLNASNVFTLVATLRLVQDPIANIPEVIAAIIQAKVAFARIVNFLEAPELQSENFRNRCFKDDLKDTISIKCADFSWEGNSSKPSLRNINLDVRHGQKVAICGEVGSGKSTILATILGEVSKTKGTIDVHGKFGYVSQTAWIQTGTIRENILFGSELDDQRYQETLQRSSLEKDLELFPYGDLTEIGERGVNLSGGQKQRIQLARALYKNADIYLLDDPFSAVDAHTAKNLLNEYIMEGLKGKTVLLVTHQVDFLPAFDNILLMSNGAILQAGSYQQLLSSSQEFHNLVNAHKETAGSNQLVSVTSSERHSTSGKSTLDRVLKEFIPPSGNQLIQEEEREIGNTGLKPYLQYLNRTKGYILFSVASLCFLFSVVCQILQNSWMAAKVDDPLVSTLQLILVYFVIGVFSIIFLFIRCLLVVALGLQSSKDLFSQLMNSLFRAPMSFYDSTPLGRVLTRVSSDLSIMDIDIPFILSFAVGGTIVLYSNLIVLAVVTWKVLIVAIPMVYVAFRLQRYYFASAKELMRLNGTTKSSLANHVAETVAGAVTIRAFEGEDRSFEKNLDLIDNNASAFFHSFASNEWLIQRLETLSAVVLAAATLCMVMLPPGTFPSGIIGMALTYGLSLNGALIFAIQNQCTLANHIISVERLNQYMHIQSEAEEIIEGNRPPLNWPVAGEVEINNLKIRYRHGGPLVLHGITCTFKAGHKIGIVGRTGSGKSTLIGALFRLVEPAGGKIVVDGIDISSIGLHDLRSRFGIIPQDPTLFNGTVRFNLDPLSQHTDQEIWEVLGKCQLREVVQEKEEGLDSSGTFSSLIVIATLEVHCVSKLVLTSEDCYAVVEDGSNWSMGQRQLFCLGRALLRRSKILVLDEATASIDNSTDLIVQKTIRAEFADCTVITVAHRIPTVMDCNMVLAISDGKLAEYDEPTSLMKRENSMFRQLVKEYWSHFQSTESH; encoded by the exons ATGGAAAACTTTTGGAGCATGATTTGTGGAGACTGTGGTAATGTTGATAATGAAGGAAAACCTTTCTGTTATGATTTAGCACTTTTGAAAGATCCTTCTTCATGCATCAACCATGTGTTGGTCATTTCATTTGATGTGATAGTCCTTACCATGTTGATATTTATCATGATCCTGAAGTCTTCCTCGAGACCTTTTCGAAGTCTAGTACGATATTCAAACTTGCAGTTAGTTTCTGCCATAACCAATGGCTTTCTAGGTTTGTTGCATTTATCCTTAGGAGTTTGGATTTTAGAGGAGAAGTTAAGGAAAAACCATGAAGTCTTCCCTCTTAATTGGTGGTTGCTAGAACTCTTTCATGGTTTAACATGGTTGTCGATAAGTTTATCTGTCAGCCTTCAGATGAAACAACTTACAAGAGCATGGTTGTGGATGTTTTCTGCTCTCATGctctttgtttcttttatattatgtgttttatcCGTGTCTTATGCGATTGGGAGCACCGAACTGTCCCTCGAGGCAGCTTTAGATGTTCTATCTTTTCTAGGAGCAACTTTGCTGTTGTTATGCACATACAAAGCATGTACATGTGAAGTCGATCCTGTAAATGGTGAAAGCCTTTATGCTCCTTTAAATGGCCAGTTCAATGAAGTTGATCCTGCTAGCAATGTAACCCCTTTTTCCAATGCTGGATTCTTTAGAAAGACTTCGTTTTGGTGGTTGAATCCATTGATGAAAACGGGTCTAGAGAAAACACTTCTAGACGATGATATCCCAAAGTTAAGAGTGTTTGACCGAGCAGAAAgttgttatttttcatttgttgaacagttaaacaaacaaaaacaacatgaaccATCATCACATTTGTCGGTTTTATGGACAATAATTTTGTGCCACAAGAGAGAGATTTTGATAACAGGATTCTTCGCTTTTCTCAAGGTACTCACACTATCTTCTGGTCCTATGATTCTGAATGAATTTATATTGGTTGCTGAAGGTAATGAAAGTTTCAAATATGAAGGTTATTTATTAGCCATATCAATCTTCCTTGTAAAGATCATAGAATCTATATCTCAAAGACAATGGTATTTCCGCAGTAGACTTGTTGGAGTGAAAATTCGATCTTTACTTACTGCAGccacttataaaaaaatgttaagtcTATCAAATTCGGCTAGATTGAATCACTCTGGTGGTGAGATAATGAATTATGTTACTGTCGATGCTTATAGAATTGGAGAATTTCCATTTTGGTTTCACCAGACTTGGACAACAAGCCTCCAATTGTGTATTGCATTGATAATTCTTTTCCGCACAATTGGACTAGCAACACTCGCATCATTGGTGGTGATAGTTCTCACTGTGCTTTGCAACGCTCCACTAGCAAACTTACAACACAAGTTTCAAACCCAACTTATGGTGGCGCAAGATGAGAGATTAAAGGCGAGTTCGGAGGCTCTTGTGAATATGAAAGTGTTGAAGCTATATGCATGGGaaacacattttaaaaatgttgtagATAATTTAAGAAATGTCGAACTCAATTTTTTATCTCCGGTGCAATTAAGAAGAACATACCATATATTTATCTTTATGACATCCCTGATGTTGGCGTCAACAGCATCTTTTTTTGCATGCTACTTCTTGAAGATTCCTCTGAATGCAAGTAATGTTTTCACATTGGTCGCAACTTTGCGCCTTGTTCAAGATCCAATTGCAAACATCCCAGAAGTTATTGCAGCGATCATTCAGGCGAAAGTTGCATTTGCTCGGATTGTTAATTTCCTTGAGGCACCAGAACTGCAGAGTGAAAATTTTAGGAACAGGTGCTTTAAAGATGACCTCAAAGacacaatttcaataaaatgtgccgactttTCATGGGAAGGTAACTCGTCAAAGCCATCACTAAGGAACATAAATTTAGATGTTAGACATGGGCAAAAGGTGGCCATTTGTGGAGAAGTTGGTTCCGGAAAATCAACCATCTTAGCAACAATTCTTGGAGAAGTTTCTAAAACAAAGGGAACT ATTGATGTTCATGGGAAGTTTGGATATGTTTCTCAAACAGCATGGATACAAACAGGCACGATAcgtgaaaatattttgtttggatCTGAGTTGGATGATCAAAGATATCAAGAAACACTTCAGAGGTCTTCACTGGAAAAGGACCTTGAGTTGTTTCCCTATGGAGACCTCACTGAAATAGGCGAGAGAGGAGTTAATTTAAGCGGAGGTCAAAAGCAACGAATTCAACTTGCTCGCGCTCTTTATAAGAATGCTGATATATATCTTTTGGATGATCCATTTAGTGCCGTTGATGCACATACTgcaaaaaatttgttaaat GAATACATCATGGAAGGACTGAAAGGGAAAACTGTCTTACTCGTGACTCATCAAGTCGATTTCCTCCCCGCGTTTGATAATATATTG TTAATGTCTAATGGAGCAATACTACAAGCTGGTTCATATCAACAGCTATTGAGCTCAAGCCAAGAATTCCATAACCTTGTCAATGCTCACAAGGAGACTGCTGGTTCTAACCAACTTGTGAGTGTTACTTCTTCCGAGAGACATTCAACTTCCGGAAAGAGTACGCTGGATCGCGTGTTGAAAGAATTTATACCCCCAAGTGGAAATCAATTAATtcaggaagaagaaagagagataGGAAATACAGGATTGAAGCCTTACTTACAATATCTAAATCGGACGAAAGGCTATATATTATTCTCTGTGGCTTCcctttgtttccttttttctGTGGTTTGTCAGATACTGCAAAACTCATGGATGGCTGCTAAAGTTGACGATCCCCTCGTCAGCACATtgcaattgattttagtttatttcgtTATTGgtgttttttcaataattttcttGTTCATCAGATGTCTACTTGTAGTTGCTTTAGGTCTTCAATCGTCAAAAGATTTATTTTCACAGTTGATGAACTCCCTCTTCCGTGCACCCATGTCATTTTACGACTCTACACCATTAGGAAGAGTCCTTACTAGG GTCTCATCTGATCTTAGTATTATGGATATTGACATTCCATTTATCCTCAGTTTTGCCGTGGGGGGCACTATAGTTCTCTATTCTAATCTTATAGTTTTGGCTGTTGTCACATGGAAAGTCTTGATTGTGGCTATACCAATGGTTTATGTTGCATTTCGCTTGCAG AGATACTACTTTGCCTCAGCAAAAGAACTAATGCGGTTGAATGGCACAACAAAATCCTCTTTAGCGAATCATGTAGCCGAAACTGTTGCTGGAGCTGTAACAATAAGGGCTTTTGAGGGGGAAGATCGTTCTTTTGAGAAGAACCTTGATCTAATTGATAATAATGCAAGTGCTTTTTTTCATAGTTTTGCCTCAAACGAATGGTTGATCCAACGATTAGAAACACTCAGTGCAGTTGTTCTCGCCGCTGCAACACTTTGCATGGTTATGCTTCCTCCCGGAACATTCCCCTCAG GAATTATTGGCATGGCTCTAACTTATGGCCTATCACTAAACGGTGCCTTAATATTTGCAATTCAAAATCAATGCACTCTTGCTAATCACATAATATCAGTAGAGAGGCTAAatcaatatatgcatatacaaAGCGAGGCCGAAGAAATTATAGAAGGAAATCGTCCTCCTTTGAATTGGCCAGTTGCTGGAGAAGTAGAAATAAATAACTTGAAG ATACGATATAGACATGGCGGACCACTTGTACTTCATGGCATCACATGTACATTTAAAGCAGGTCACAAGATTGGTATTGTTGGCAGAACAGGCAGTGGGAAGTCCACTCTTATCGGTGCTTTATTTCGCCTTGTGGAACCAGCAGGTGGAAAAATTGTAGTTGATGGCATAGATATCTCATCTATTGGCCTACATGATTTGAGGTCACGTTTTGGTATTATACCTCAAGATCCTACACTTTTTAACGGGACAGTAAGATTTAACTTGGACCCTTTATCTCAACACACCGATCAAGAGATATGGGAG GTTCTTGGGAAGTGTCAATTGCGAGAAGTCGTCCAAGAGAAAGAAGAGGGTTTAGATTCATCAGGTACATTTTCAAGTCTCATTGTCATAGCTACGTTAGAAGTTCATTGTGTTTCCAAGTTAGTATTAACTAGTGAAGATTGTTACGCAGTTGTTGAGGATGGATCAAACTGGAGCATGGGACAACGACAGTTATTCTGTTTGGGACGTGCTCTTTTGAGAAGAAGTAAGATTTTGGTATTGGACGAAGCAACTGCGTCAATTGATAATTCTACTGATCTGATTGTGCAGAAAACCATTAGGGCTGAGTTCGCAGATTGTACAGTAATCACTGTCGCACACAGAATACCAACTGTGATGGATTGCAATATGGTTCTTGCTATAAGTGATG GAAAATTGGCGGAGTACGACGAACCAACGAGCTTGATGAAGAGGGAAAACTCGATGTTCAGGCAGCTTGTCAAAGAATACTGGTCTCATTTTCAGTCCACAGAATCGCATTGA
- the LOC112422750 gene encoding uncharacterized protein, translated as MWSLWKHRNLMVWENKNELCAMTVDRVRVMMEEWKLATANCSTPTQQNVHLQASTATAQQIVHLQASAATAQQRPAHLQQLPMAASYSATWQRPSHGRLKFNVDVGFSTAKNRTEIGICVRDDDDAYVLAKAISFNIVHTVRVGEALGLYHALEWLSDMQFDNVDFSTDSKITNDAFHSHKDDLSEFGHIISPSQALFSTHFTNSQVEFTRRQANAATHALAGEATSLASPVIYFNIPRCINNIIFNEML; from the coding sequence ATGTGGAGTTTATGGAAGCATAGGAATCTTATGGTGTGGGAGAATAAGAATGAGTTGTGTGCCATGACTGTTGATCGAGTGCGCGTAATGATGGAAGAATGGAAACTCGCGACTGCTAACTGCTCCACTCCTACACAGCAGAATGTGCATTTGCAGGCTTCAACTGCTACTGCACAGCAGATTGTGCATCTGCAGGCTTCGGCTGCTACTGCACAGCAGCGTCCTGCGCACCTACAGCAACTTCCTATGGCTGCTTCATATTCTGCTACATGGCAGCGGCCATCCCATGGTCGTCTTAAGTTCAATGTGGATGTAGGTTTCTCAACGGCTAAGAACAGAACCGAAATAGGCATTTGTGTGCGAGATGATGACGATGCTTACGTGCTTGCTAAAGCAATCAGCTTCAACATTGTGCACACGGTCCGGGTTGGTGAAGCTTTGGGTTTATACCATGCTTTGGAATGGCTAAGTGATATGCAATTCGACAATGTAGATTTTTCGACGGATTCTAAAATTACCAATGATGCCTTTCACTCTCATAAAGATGACCTCTCCGAGTTTGGACATATCATTTCACCCAGTCAAGCTCTCTTCTCCACTCACTTTACAAATTCTCAGGTTGAGTTCACTAGGCGACAAGCGAATGCGGCAACTCATGCACTTGCAGGGGAGGCCACTTCTTTAGCTAGTCCcgtcatttattttaatatcccGCGTTGTATAAATAATATCAtctttaatgaaatgctataa